One window of the Triticum dicoccoides isolate Atlit2015 ecotype Zavitan chromosome 3B, WEW_v2.0, whole genome shotgun sequence genome contains the following:
- the LOC119274242 gene encoding uncharacterized protein LOC119274242 isoform X1, with the protein MEAVSVAPRVLSFSVLDEITKGFSNDMKVGAGSYGNVYKGQHTDGEMIAVKVLHYIPGLDDEQFQKEYHNLVNLQHENIVRLIGYCHETWGEFKPYEGKEIFVETIKRALCFEYMQNGSLDCCIADESTGHDWSTRYAIIKGICQGLKYLHEELVPPMLHLDLKPGNILLDENMVPKIADFGLSRLFGGEQTHMTKTSIGTHGYVPPEYIDAAVITVKFDIFSLGVIIIKIMTGPMGYYRSAEMSPREFIELVHGKWKNKLQTTTPVDALEPYCEQVKRCIEIALSCVDPDRHKRPTMGVIIEKLNETEPALQSAGASMTKTGSSIYKATDFPRKQGKEEYTSSGTKPTPREPGGMQMAIKNHRKVMLEITGGDYNHHRPGLDLVAIVDVSGSMNGKKMEQLKTAMRFVVQKLTPIDRFCIVTFSDHATRLCPLTPMSKSSQTYLQQLVDDLKAHGGTNISNGLLAGLKILYDRRMKNSRIASIMLMSDGAESMGDASQVVIRGNVPVYTFSFGFDSDHVVLSTVAANSNGGTFSEVQDTRAGGLTMAFSQCLAGLLTVTVQDLKVTLAPIGDDSEIVKVTAGNYLQTEHQINGSVTVSFSVTSTAGKCAGSLSTFSFRRQSRVGKSSRSHAQAQAAAILVGCSLPCLLRPCWTCGAPASAWRC; encoded by the exons GATGATGAGCAATTTCagaaggagtatcacaacctcgtaAATCTGCAACATGAAAATATTGTGCGATTAATTGGCTATTGCCATGAAACTTGGGGAGAATTTAAACCTTATGAAGGGAAAGAGATTTTTGTCGAGACGATAAAGAGGGCGCTTTGCTTTGAGTACATGCAAAATGGAAGCCTTGATTGCTGTATTGCTG ATGAATCTACTGGACATGATTGGAGCACACGCTACGCAATAATTAAGGGGATTTGTCAGGGCTTGAAATACCTTCACGAGGAATTGGTTCCTCCTATGTTGCATCTGGATTTAAAACCAGGCAATATATTGCTTGACGAAAATATGGTGCCCAAGATCGCGGATTTTGGCTTGTCGAGGCTCTTCGGAGGAGAACAAACACACATGACGAAAACTTCTATAGGAACACA TGGGTACGTACCGCCAGAATATATCGATGCGGCCGTGATCACTGTCAAGTTTGACATATTCAGTTTGGGTGTGATCATCATAAAGATAATGACAGGGCCAATGGGCTACTATAGAAGTGCAGAAATGTCTCCACGAGAATTCATAGAGCTT GTACATGGGAAGTGGAAGAATAAGCTACAAACAACAACACCAGTTGATGCATTGGAGCCATATTGTGAACAAGTAAAGAGATGCATCGAGATAGCTTTAAGTTGTGTGGATCCAGATCGGCACAAGAGGCCGACTATGGGGGTAATCATCGAGAAGTTGAACGAGACAGAGCCTGCGCTACAATCGGCTGGTGCATCAATGACCAAAACAGGGTCGTCGATATACAAG GCCACTGACTTTCCAAGAAAACAGGGCAAGGAAGAATACACAAGCTCAG GAACGAAGCCGACGCCGAGGGAACCCGGGGGCATGCAGATGGCAATTAAGAACCACAGAAAGGTCATGCTGGAGATCACCGGCGGTGACTACAACCATCACCGACCGGGTCTGGACCTGGTGGCTATCGTAGACGTCAGCGGCAGCATGAATGGCAAGAAGATGGAACAGCTGAAGACAGCTATGCGGTTTGTCGTACAGAAGCTCACACCCATCGACCGCTTCTGCATCGTCACGTTCTCGGATCATGCTACAAGGCTCTGCCCGCTGACACCGATGTCCAAGTCCTCACAGACATATTTGCAGCAGCTCGTCGATGACCTTAAGGCACATGGTGGCACCAACATCAGTAACGGTCTGCTGGCAGGGCTGAAGATCCTCTATGACCGCAGGATGAAAAACAGCCGCATCGCCAGCATCATGCTCATGTCGGATGGTGCAGAGTCCATGGGTGATGCTTCTCAAGTGGTTATTCGCGGCAACGTACCCGTTTACACATTTAGTTTTGGCTTTGACAGCGACCATGTGGTGCTCAGCACGGTAGCGGCCAATAGCAATGGAGGGACGTTCTCTGAAGTCCAGGATACTCGTGCTGGTGGCCTGACCATGGCCTTCTCTCAGTGCCTCGCCGGCCTACTTACAGTGACGGTTCAGGACCTCAAGGTGACGCTAGCACCCATTGGAGACGACTCGGAGATAGTGAAGGTGACTGCCGGGAACTACCTACAGACCGAGCACCAAATAAACGGCTCGGTGACCGTCAGCTTTTCGGTAACATCTACAGCAGGGAAGTGCGCAGGGTCATTATCGACCTTCTCGTTCCGTCGGCAATCCAGAGTGGGGAAATCCTCAAGGTCACATGCTCAAGCTCAAGCAGCAG CTATTCTGGTAGGTTGCAGTTTGCCGTGCCTCCTGAGGCCATGTTGGACGTGTGGCGCACCGGCATCGGCATGGAGGTGTTAA
- the LOC119274244 gene encoding uncharacterized protein LOC119274244, whose translation MEEARLHLVKMMKDARMMADLKKLKDAQDKLVEAQNQLSDPLLKTDLHNLLELFKTLETYEAHGRSYSLALESSHDRQRFATRGIDMRLFATPRMDMYLEQASRFLREPTALVQAADQDDMEEVAAALANMIPCTEESAVIKIRSPWITGP comes from the exons ATGGAGGAGGCCCGTCTGCACTtggtgaagatgatgaaggacgcGAGAATGATGGCAGACTTGAAGAAGCTCAAGGATGCCCAGGACAAGCTAGTGGAGGCCCAGAACCAGCTGTCCGATCCACTGCTCAAGACTGATCTACATAATCTCTTGGAGCTCTTCAAAACCCTAGAAACCTACGAGGCACATGGCCGCTCCTACTC CTTGGCACTGGAGTCTTCGCATGACCGGCAACGTTTTGCTACGAGGGGCATTGATATGCGGCTGTTCGCGACACCACGCATGGACATGTACCTGGAGCAGGCCAGCAGGTTCCTCAGGGAACCGACGGCACTGGTGCAGGCGGCGGACCAAGACGACATGGAGGAGGTCGCTGCTGCTCTTGCGAATATGATTCCCTGTACGGAAGAATCGGCGGTGATTAAGATCCGCAGCCCCTGGATCACTGGACCATGA
- the LOC119274242 gene encoding uncharacterized protein LOC119274242 isoform X2 produces the protein MEAVSVAPRVLSFSVLDEITKGFSNDMKVGAGSYGNVYKHTDGEMIAVKVLHYIPGLDDEQFQKEYHNLVNLQHENIVRLIGYCHETWGEFKPYEGKEIFVETIKRALCFEYMQNGSLDCCIADESTGHDWSTRYAIIKGICQGLKYLHEELVPPMLHLDLKPGNILLDENMVPKIADFGLSRLFGGEQTHMTKTSIGTHGYVPPEYIDAAVITVKFDIFSLGVIIIKIMTGPMGYYRSAEMSPREFIELVHGKWKNKLQTTTPVDALEPYCEQVKRCIEIALSCVDPDRHKRPTMGVIIEKLNETEPALQSAGASMTKTGSSIYKATDFPRKQGKEEYTSSGTKPTPREPGGMQMAIKNHRKVMLEITGGDYNHHRPGLDLVAIVDVSGSMNGKKMEQLKTAMRFVVQKLTPIDRFCIVTFSDHATRLCPLTPMSKSSQTYLQQLVDDLKAHGGTNISNGLLAGLKILYDRRMKNSRIASIMLMSDGAESMGDASQVVIRGNVPVYTFSFGFDSDHVVLSTVAANSNGGTFSEVQDTRAGGLTMAFSQCLAGLLTVTVQDLKVTLAPIGDDSEIVKVTAGNYLQTEHQINGSVTVSFSVTSTAGKCAGSLSTFSFRRQSRVGKSSRSHAQAQAAAILVGCSLPCLLRPCWTCGAPASAWRC, from the exons GATGATGAGCAATTTCagaaggagtatcacaacctcgtaAATCTGCAACATGAAAATATTGTGCGATTAATTGGCTATTGCCATGAAACTTGGGGAGAATTTAAACCTTATGAAGGGAAAGAGATTTTTGTCGAGACGATAAAGAGGGCGCTTTGCTTTGAGTACATGCAAAATGGAAGCCTTGATTGCTGTATTGCTG ATGAATCTACTGGACATGATTGGAGCACACGCTACGCAATAATTAAGGGGATTTGTCAGGGCTTGAAATACCTTCACGAGGAATTGGTTCCTCCTATGTTGCATCTGGATTTAAAACCAGGCAATATATTGCTTGACGAAAATATGGTGCCCAAGATCGCGGATTTTGGCTTGTCGAGGCTCTTCGGAGGAGAACAAACACACATGACGAAAACTTCTATAGGAACACA TGGGTACGTACCGCCAGAATATATCGATGCGGCCGTGATCACTGTCAAGTTTGACATATTCAGTTTGGGTGTGATCATCATAAAGATAATGACAGGGCCAATGGGCTACTATAGAAGTGCAGAAATGTCTCCACGAGAATTCATAGAGCTT GTACATGGGAAGTGGAAGAATAAGCTACAAACAACAACACCAGTTGATGCATTGGAGCCATATTGTGAACAAGTAAAGAGATGCATCGAGATAGCTTTAAGTTGTGTGGATCCAGATCGGCACAAGAGGCCGACTATGGGGGTAATCATCGAGAAGTTGAACGAGACAGAGCCTGCGCTACAATCGGCTGGTGCATCAATGACCAAAACAGGGTCGTCGATATACAAG GCCACTGACTTTCCAAGAAAACAGGGCAAGGAAGAATACACAAGCTCAG GAACGAAGCCGACGCCGAGGGAACCCGGGGGCATGCAGATGGCAATTAAGAACCACAGAAAGGTCATGCTGGAGATCACCGGCGGTGACTACAACCATCACCGACCGGGTCTGGACCTGGTGGCTATCGTAGACGTCAGCGGCAGCATGAATGGCAAGAAGATGGAACAGCTGAAGACAGCTATGCGGTTTGTCGTACAGAAGCTCACACCCATCGACCGCTTCTGCATCGTCACGTTCTCGGATCATGCTACAAGGCTCTGCCCGCTGACACCGATGTCCAAGTCCTCACAGACATATTTGCAGCAGCTCGTCGATGACCTTAAGGCACATGGTGGCACCAACATCAGTAACGGTCTGCTGGCAGGGCTGAAGATCCTCTATGACCGCAGGATGAAAAACAGCCGCATCGCCAGCATCATGCTCATGTCGGATGGTGCAGAGTCCATGGGTGATGCTTCTCAAGTGGTTATTCGCGGCAACGTACCCGTTTACACATTTAGTTTTGGCTTTGACAGCGACCATGTGGTGCTCAGCACGGTAGCGGCCAATAGCAATGGAGGGACGTTCTCTGAAGTCCAGGATACTCGTGCTGGTGGCCTGACCATGGCCTTCTCTCAGTGCCTCGCCGGCCTACTTACAGTGACGGTTCAGGACCTCAAGGTGACGCTAGCACCCATTGGAGACGACTCGGAGATAGTGAAGGTGACTGCCGGGAACTACCTACAGACCGAGCACCAAATAAACGGCTCGGTGACCGTCAGCTTTTCGGTAACATCTACAGCAGGGAAGTGCGCAGGGTCATTATCGACCTTCTCGTTCCGTCGGCAATCCAGAGTGGGGAAATCCTCAAGGTCACATGCTCAAGCTCAAGCAGCAG CTATTCTGGTAGGTTGCAGTTTGCCGTGCCTCCTGAGGCCATGTTGGACGTGTGGCGCACCGGCATCGGCATGGAGGTGTTAA